One segment of Pseudomonas sp. FP2196 DNA contains the following:
- a CDS encoding LysR family transcriptional regulator — protein sequence MSSRRPDPLAQVSDFDIRLLRIFRSVVECGGFSAAETVLGIGRSAISQQMSDLEQRLGLRLCQRGRAGFSLTEEGREVYQSALQLLSALESFRTEVNGLHQHLRGELIIGLTDNLVTLPHMRITHALAQLKERGPDVQIQIRMIAPNEVEQGVLDGRLHVGVVPQASALSGLEYQPLYSERSLLYCAVGHPLFYVDDKQLDDERLNSQDAIAPTFRLPAEIQAHYQALNCTASASDREGMAFLILTGRYIGYLPDHYASLWVQQGRLRALKAQTRFYDLSLASVTRKGRRPHLVLESFLESLAATR from the coding sequence ATGAGCAGCCGCCGTCCCGATCCGCTGGCCCAGGTCAGTGACTTTGATATTCGCCTGCTGCGGATTTTTCGCAGCGTAGTGGAATGTGGGGGGTTTTCAGCGGCGGAAACCGTGCTCGGCATTGGTCGATCGGCGATCAGCCAACAGATGAGCGATCTGGAACAACGCCTCGGTTTGCGCCTGTGCCAACGCGGCCGCGCCGGATTCTCGCTGACCGAAGAAGGTCGCGAGGTCTATCAATCCGCTCTGCAACTATTAAGTGCGCTTGAAAGTTTCCGCACTGAGGTCAACGGCCTGCACCAGCACTTGCGCGGCGAACTGATCATCGGCCTGACTGATAATCTCGTCACCCTGCCCCACATGCGCATCACCCACGCCCTCGCTCAGTTGAAAGAACGCGGGCCAGACGTACAAATCCAGATCCGCATGATCGCCCCCAATGAAGTCGAGCAAGGCGTGCTGGATGGGCGCTTGCACGTCGGTGTGGTGCCGCAGGCCAGTGCGCTTTCCGGATTGGAATACCAGCCGCTGTACAGCGAACGCTCGCTGCTTTATTGCGCGGTTGGGCATCCGCTGTTTTATGTCGATGACAAGCAACTGGACGACGAGCGCCTGAACAGTCAGGACGCTATTGCTCCGACATTCCGTTTGCCGGCGGAGATTCAGGCGCATTACCAGGCACTCAATTGCACCGCCAGTGCCTCCGACCGTGAAGGCATGGCGTTTCTGATTCTGACCGGGCGCTACATCGGTTACCTGCCGGATCACTACGCCAGCCTTTGGGTACAACAGGGCCGCTTGCGTGCATTAAAGGCGCAGACGCGTTTTTATGACCTGAGCCTCGCATCGGTCACGCGCAAGGGCCGGCGCCCCCATTTGGTGCTGGAAAGTTTTCTGGAGAGTCTGGCGGCGACGCGTTGA
- the recC gene encoding exodeoxyribonuclease V subunit gamma, protein MPDAQSLNAAFMVVQSNSLDELRSLVVSIMRRYPLAPLENEIALVQSNGIAQWLKLALAEDPEEDDLGGCGIAAAIDVQLPGSFMWQLYRMVLGRDEIPAKSLLDKAPLTWRLMRLLPQVIDRAHFEPLQRFLTHDTDLRKRYQLSERLADLFDQYQVYRADWLEDWAEGRHQLRNVRGEVKPLSPTSCWQAELWRALLEDVGAQGMAQSRAGVHQRFIERIGNLAEAPTGLPSRVIVFGISSLPAQVLEALAGLARFSQVLLCVHNPCRHHWADIVADKDLLRHQYKRQSRKSGMPVVLDPETLHQHAHPLLAAWGKQGRDYINLLDSYDDPNSYRSAFRDGRIDLFSETQPHNLLNQLQDDILELRPLDETREHWPAVDLAHDNSIRFHIAHSAQREVEILHDQLLARFSANPDLRPRDVIVMVPDIDSYSPHIRAVFGQLDRYDSRFIPFTLADQGQRGRDPLLIAVEHLLKLPDSRFPVSEILDLLDVPALRARFGVEERDLPTLHRWIEGAGVRWGMNAQQRAGLGLPDELEQNSWHFGLRRMLLGYAVGSSTDCAGIEPYDEIGGLDAALIGPLVALLDALELAHQELTQPAQPREWGHRLQALMQLFFKASNEHDDYLLTQLEELREAWLETCEAVGLEDDLPLTVVREAWLAGLDQGRLSQRFLAGAVNFCTLMPMRAIPFKLVCLLGMNDGDYPRAQPPLDFDLMGSDYRPGDRSRREDDRYLLLEALLSARNQLYISWVGRSIRDNSERPASVLIGQLRDHLASGWRSIDESQDLLSAMTEEHPLQPFSARYFHEGDQLFSYASEWQVLHQSHEKQNEAELLAPHVQEEPLSLTLLQDFLRNPVRHFFTQRLKVYFEAAQAPQADEEPFVLDALQRYTLSDSLLEAALRQPDNIDQALEAQARRLQNSGLLPMAGFGECLQRELIEPLPDLLQRYQQLLTLWPTPLASAIPISLELQGLRLEGWLSALHQRADGGLLSVTTIPNSIGSIKSRKWHRLTKPWVNHLASCASGLSLTTALVASDDTLMLEPMEQGRAIRFLGDLLLAWQAGMRQPLPIAVKTAFAWLSQTEPVKAEAAARKTYEGDGQTSEGERRESPALSRQFTDFVALLSDETFSGWCDALYRPLFEAPWRSLSSEGARS, encoded by the coding sequence ATGCCGGACGCCCAGTCCCTCAACGCTGCATTCATGGTGGTTCAGAGCAATAGCCTGGACGAACTGCGCAGCCTGGTGGTCAGCATCATGCGGCGCTATCCACTGGCTCCCTTGGAAAATGAAATTGCCCTGGTGCAGAGCAACGGCATCGCCCAGTGGCTAAAGTTGGCTTTGGCTGAGGACCCCGAAGAGGATGACCTCGGTGGTTGCGGTATCGCAGCGGCAATCGATGTGCAATTGCCTGGCAGTTTCATGTGGCAGCTCTACCGCATGGTTTTAGGCCGAGATGAAATTCCAGCCAAATCCCTGCTCGATAAAGCCCCGCTGACCTGGCGCCTCATGAGGCTGCTACCTCAGGTTATCGACCGCGCGCATTTCGAACCTTTGCAACGTTTCCTGACCCACGACACTGACCTGCGCAAGCGATATCAGTTATCCGAGCGCCTGGCGGATCTGTTCGACCAATACCAGGTGTATAGAGCTGACTGGCTTGAAGATTGGGCTGAAGGTCGACATCAACTGCGTAACGTCAGAGGCGAAGTAAAGCCACTGTCGCCCACCAGTTGCTGGCAGGCTGAGCTTTGGCGTGCGTTGTTGGAAGATGTGGGTGCCCAAGGTATGGCTCAGAGCCGCGCCGGTGTTCATCAGCGTTTTATTGAGCGCATCGGTAACCTCGCAGAAGCGCCAACGGGGCTGCCTTCACGAGTGATCGTTTTCGGAATTTCCTCCCTGCCGGCGCAGGTACTTGAAGCTCTGGCCGGACTCGCGCGTTTCAGTCAGGTTTTATTGTGCGTACATAACCCTTGCCGCCATCACTGGGCCGATATCGTCGCTGACAAGGATTTGCTGCGTCACCAGTACAAGCGACAATCGCGCAAGAGCGGTATGCCCGTAGTACTTGATCCCGAGACCCTGCATCAACATGCTCACCCTCTCCTTGCAGCATGGGGCAAACAAGGTCGCGATTACATCAACCTGCTCGACAGCTATGACGATCCCAACAGCTATCGATCAGCATTTCGCGACGGACGCATCGACCTGTTCAGCGAAACCCAGCCACATAATCTGCTCAATCAACTTCAGGACGACATCCTGGAACTGCGCCCACTCGATGAGACTCGCGAGCATTGGCCTGCGGTGGATCTGGCACACGACAATTCGATCCGTTTTCATATTGCCCACAGCGCTCAACGCGAGGTGGAAATCCTTCACGACCAACTACTGGCACGGTTCAGTGCCAATCCGGATCTACGCCCTCGCGACGTGATTGTGATGGTGCCGGACATCGACAGCTATTCACCTCATATCCGTGCGGTTTTTGGTCAGCTTGATCGCTATGACTCACGCTTCATCCCATTCACCTTGGCGGATCAGGGACAGCGCGGGCGTGATCCATTACTGATTGCGGTCGAGCACTTGCTCAAACTGCCGGACAGTCGTTTCCCCGTCAGTGAAATCCTCGACCTGCTTGATGTTCCTGCATTGCGCGCCCGTTTTGGAGTGGAAGAGCGCGACTTGCCGACGCTACACCGCTGGATTGAAGGCGCCGGTGTGCGCTGGGGCATGAACGCCCAGCAACGTGCCGGGCTAGGTTTGCCGGACGAGTTGGAGCAGAACAGCTGGCACTTTGGCCTGCGTCGAATGCTCCTTGGTTACGCGGTCGGTAGCTCAACAGACTGCGCGGGTATCGAACCCTACGATGAAATCGGGGGGCTGGATGCCGCGTTGATTGGGCCCTTGGTAGCTTTGCTCGATGCGCTGGAGCTCGCCCATCAGGAACTCACACAGCCGGCTCAACCCAGAGAGTGGGGGCATCGCTTGCAGGCGTTGATGCAGCTGTTCTTCAAAGCCAGCAACGAGCACGACGACTACTTGCTGACTCAGCTTGAAGAGCTTCGCGAAGCCTGGCTGGAGACCTGTGAGGCTGTAGGACTTGAAGATGATCTTCCGCTTACCGTCGTTCGTGAAGCCTGGCTCGCCGGACTGGATCAGGGCCGTTTGTCTCAGCGCTTTCTTGCCGGCGCGGTGAACTTTTGTACGCTGATGCCCATGCGTGCCATTCCATTCAAGCTTGTCTGTTTGCTGGGAATGAATGATGGCGATTATCCCCGCGCGCAACCACCACTCGACTTCGATCTGATGGGCAGCGACTATCGGCCGGGGGATCGTTCACGGCGCGAGGATGATCGCTATCTTTTGCTCGAAGCGCTCCTGTCTGCACGCAACCAGCTCTACATCAGTTGGGTTGGCCGCAGCATTCGTGACAATAGCGAGCGACCTGCTTCGGTGCTGATCGGCCAGTTACGCGATCATCTCGCCAGCGGCTGGCGATCAATCGACGAAAGCCAGGATCTGTTAAGCGCCATGACGGAAGAACACCCGCTGCAGCCCTTCAGTGCGCGCTATTTCCACGAAGGCGATCAGTTGTTCAGCTATGCCAGCGAATGGCAGGTTTTGCATCAAAGCCACGAGAAACAGAACGAGGCGGAATTGCTCGCGCCCCACGTCCAGGAGGAGCCATTGAGTCTCACCCTGTTGCAGGACTTCTTGCGTAACCCGGTTCGGCACTTTTTCACTCAGAGACTCAAAGTGTATTTTGAAGCCGCGCAAGCACCGCAGGCCGATGAAGAGCCTTTCGTACTGGACGCTCTGCAACGATATACGCTCAGCGACAGCTTGCTCGAAGCGGCGCTCAGGCAACCGGACAATATAGATCAGGCACTGGAAGCCCAGGCCCGACGTCTGCAAAACAGTGGGTTATTGCCAATGGCAGGGTTTGGCGAGTGCCTTCAACGGGAACTGATCGAACCGTTGCCCGACCTGCTGCAACGCTATCAGCAACTCCTGACCCTGTGGCCGACGCCGTTGGCCAGTGCGATCCCGATCAGCCTCGAGTTGCAGGGCTTGCGTCTTGAAGGCTGGCTCTCGGCTTTGCATCAGCGCGCTGACGGAGGCCTGTTGTCGGTCACGACCATTCCCAACAGCATCGGCTCGATCAAAAGCCGCAAATGGCATCGACTCACAAAGCCCTGGGTCAATCATCTTGCGTCCTGCGCCAGCGGTCTCTCGCTGACCACGGCGTTGGTGGCCAGTGACGACACGTTGATGCTTGAACCCATGGAACAGGGGAGAGCCATTCGTTTCCTCGGGGATCTTCTACTCGCCTGGCAAGCGGGCATGCGCCAGCCTCTGCCGATCGCAGTCAAGACCGCTTTTGCCTGGCTGTCCCAGACCGAACCAGTCAAAGCCGAGGCCGCTGCCCGTAAAACCTACGAAGGCGATGGACAGACCAGTGAAGGCGAGCGCCGCGAAAGTCCTGCACTGTCCCGACAATTCACCGACTTCGTTGCATTACTCTCGGACGAGACCTTTTCAGGTTGGTGCGACGCCTTGTATCGTCCTCTGTTTGAAGCGCCCTGGCGGTCATTGTCCAGCGAAGGGGCGCGCTCATGA
- a CDS encoding aspartate aminotransferase family protein, protein MNMPEHAPSPLASQLKLDAHWMPYTANRNFQRDPRLIVGAEGSWLFDDKGRKIYDSLSGLWTCGAGHTRKEIQEAVSKQLGTLDYSPGFQYGHPLSFQLAEKITDLTPGNLNHVFFTDSGSECADTAVKMVRAYWRLKGQATKTKMIGRARGYHGVNIAGTSLGGVNGNRKMFGQAMMDVDHLPHTLLASNAFSRGMPEQGGIALADELLKLIELHDASNIAAVFVEPMAGSAGVLVPPQGYLKRLREICDQHNILLVFDEVITGFGRTGSMFGADSFGVTPDLMCIAKQVTNGAIPMGAVIASSEIYQTFMNQPTPEYAVEFPHGYTYSAHPVACAAGLAALDLLQKENLVQSVAEVAPHFENALHGLKGSKNVIDIRNYGLAGAIQIAHRDGDAIVRPFEAGMALWKAGFYVRFGGDTLQFGPTFNSKPQDLDRLFDAVGEVLNKLD, encoded by the coding sequence ATGAACATGCCTGAACACGCGCCGTCGCCACTGGCCAGCCAACTGAAGCTGGACGCGCACTGGATGCCGTACACCGCCAACCGCAACTTCCAGCGCGATCCGCGTCTGATCGTCGGTGCCGAAGGCAGCTGGCTGTTCGATGACAAGGGCCGCAAGATCTACGATTCGCTGTCCGGTCTTTGGACCTGCGGCGCCGGGCACACCCGCAAGGAAATCCAGGAAGCCGTCTCCAAACAATTGGGCACCCTCGATTATTCGCCGGGCTTCCAGTACGGCCATCCGCTGTCGTTCCAGTTGGCCGAGAAAATCACCGACCTGACCCCAGGCAACCTGAACCACGTGTTCTTCACCGATTCCGGCTCCGAGTGCGCCGACACCGCGGTGAAAATGGTTCGTGCCTACTGGCGCCTGAAAGGTCAGGCGACCAAAACCAAAATGATCGGCCGTGCCCGTGGCTACCACGGTGTGAACATCGCCGGCACCAGCCTCGGTGGCGTCAACGGCAACCGCAAAATGTTCGGTCAGGCGATGATGGACGTCGATCACCTGCCGCACACTTTACTGGCGAGCAATGCGTTCTCCCGTGGCATGCCCGAGCAGGGTGGCATCGCTTTGGCTGATGAGCTGTTGAAGCTGATCGAACTGCACGATGCGTCGAACATCGCTGCCGTGTTCGTTGAACCCATGGCCGGTTCCGCTGGCGTGTTGGTTCCACCTCAGGGTTATCTCAAGCGTCTGCGCGAAATCTGCGATCAGCACAACATCCTGCTGGTGTTCGACGAAGTGATCACCGGTTTCGGCCGCACCGGTTCGATGTTCGGCGCCGACAGCTTTGGCGTCACCCCGGATCTGATGTGCATCGCCAAGCAAGTCACCAACGGCGCGATCCCGATGGGCGCGGTGATTGCCAGCTCCGAGATCTACCAGACCTTCATGAACCAGCCGACGCCGGAATACGCGGTGGAATTCCCCCACGGCTACACCTACTCGGCGCACCCGGTGGCTTGCGCCGCTGGCCTGGCGGCACTCGACCTGCTGCAAAAGGAAAACCTGGTGCAGAGCGTGGCCGAAGTCGCACCGCATTTCGAAAACGCGCTGCATGGCCTGAAAGGCTCGAAGAACGTCATCGATATCCGTAACTACGGTCTGGCCGGTGCGATCCAGATTGCCCATCGTGACGGCGACGCCATCGTGCGTCCGTTCGAAGCGGGTATGGCGCTGTGGAAAGCCGGGTTCTACGTACGCTTCGGCGGCGACACCCTGCAGTTCGGCCCAACCTTCAACAGCAAGCCGCAAGACCTTGATCGTCTGTTCGACGCGGTCGGCGAAGTGCTGAACAAGCTCGACTGA
- a CDS encoding CoA-acylating methylmalonate-semialdehyde dehydrogenase, which yields MSVIPHLINGELVTENGRAVDVFNPSTGQAIHKLPLASQATIQKAIDAAKAAFPAWRNTPPAKRAQVMFRFKQLLEQNEARISQLISEEHGKTLEDAAGELKRGIENVEFACAAPEILKGEYSRNVGPNIDAWSDFQPLGIVAGITPFNFPAMVPLWMYPLAIVCGNCFILKPSERDPSSTLLIAQLLLEAGLPKGVMSVVHGDKTAVDALIEAPEVKALSFVGSTPIAEYIYAEGTKRGKRVQALGGAKNHAVLMPDADLDNAVSALMGAAYGSCGERCMAISVAVCVGDQVADALVAKLVPQIKALKIGAGTSCGLDMGPLVTGQARDKVSGYVDDGVAAGATLVVDGRGLSVAGHEEGFFLGGCLFDNVTPEMRIYKEEIFGPVLCVVRVNSLEEAMQLINDHEYGNGTCIFTRDGEAARLFCDEIEVGMVGVNVPLPVPVAYHSFGGWKRSLFGDLHAYGPDGVRFYTRRKAITQRWPQRASHEASQFAFPSL from the coding sequence ATGAGCGTTATCCCGCATTTGATCAATGGCGAACTGGTGACCGAGAACGGTCGCGCGGTTGATGTGTTCAACCCGTCCACCGGTCAGGCAATCCACAAACTGCCACTGGCCAGCCAGGCGACCATCCAGAAAGCCATCGACGCCGCCAAGGCTGCGTTCCCGGCATGGCGCAACACGCCACCGGCCAAACGTGCCCAAGTGATGTTCCGCTTCAAGCAACTGCTGGAGCAGAACGAAGCACGCATCTCGCAATTGATCAGCGAAGAGCACGGCAAGACTCTCGAAGACGCCGCCGGTGAACTGAAGCGCGGTATCGAGAACGTCGAGTTCGCCTGCGCCGCCCCGGAAATCCTCAAGGGCGAGTACAGCCGTAACGTTGGCCCGAACATCGATGCATGGTCGGACTTCCAGCCGCTGGGCATCGTTGCCGGTATTACGCCGTTCAACTTCCCGGCCATGGTGCCGCTGTGGATGTACCCACTGGCAATCGTCTGCGGCAACTGCTTCATCCTCAAGCCGTCGGAGCGTGATCCAAGCTCCACGCTGCTGATTGCCCAGCTGCTGCTGGAAGCCGGTCTGCCGAAAGGCGTGATGAGCGTTGTCCATGGCGACAAGACTGCGGTCGACGCGCTGATCGAAGCGCCGGAAGTCAAAGCGCTGAGCTTCGTCGGTTCGACGCCGATTGCCGAATACATCTACGCCGAAGGCACCAAGCGCGGCAAACGCGTTCAGGCACTGGGCGGTGCGAAGAACCACGCGGTGCTGATGCCGGATGCCGATCTGGACAACGCGGTCAGCGCACTGATGGGCGCGGCTTACGGTTCCTGCGGCGAGCGCTGCATGGCGATCTCGGTGGCGGTGTGCGTGGGTGATCAAGTGGCAGATGCGCTGGTGGCCAAACTGGTGCCGCAGATCAAAGCGCTGAAAATCGGTGCCGGCACTTCGTGTGGTCTGGATATGGGGCCGCTGGTCACCGGTCAGGCGCGTGACAAGGTCAGCGGTTATGTCGATGACGGCGTGGCGGCGGGCGCGACCCTGGTGGTTGATGGTCGCGGTTTGAGCGTGGCGGGGCATGAAGAAGGCTTCTTCCTCGGCGGCTGCCTGTTCGACAACGTCACACCTGAGATGCGCATCTATAAAGAAGAGATCTTCGGGCCGGTGCTGTGTGTTGTTCGCGTGAACAGCCTGGAAGAGGCCATGCAACTGATCAACGATCACGAATACGGCAACGGCACCTGCATCTTCACCCGTGACGGTGAAGCGGCGCGTCTGTTCTGCGACGAGATCGAGGTCGGCATGGTCGGTGTCAACGTACCTCTGCCGGTCCCAGTGGCTTATCACAGCTTTGGCGGCTGGAAGCGTTCGCTGTTCGGCGACTTGCATGCCTATGGTCCGGATGGTGTGCGCTTCTATACCCGTCGTAAGGCCATCACCCAGCGCTGGCCGCAGCGTGCGAGCCATGAAGCATCGCAATTCGCTTTCCCTAGCTTGTAA
- the recB gene encoding exodeoxyribonuclease V subunit beta: MSTRTPLALAFPLRGSQLIEASAGTGKTFTISALYLRLILGHGGESNGFARELLPPQILVVTFTDAATKELRERIRTRLAEAARFFRDETPAPDALIAELRDQFDPQQWPGCANRLDIAAQWMDEAAVSTIHSWCQRMLREHAFDSGSLFTQSLETDHSDLLGEVLRDYWRLFCYPMQGDALNWVRSNWGGPAALLPRIRGLFASERDSDEGKAPAELILECLQERRAALIELKMPWRQWADELLAICHQGIASKTVDGRKMQARYFEPWFEKLRTWAEDESLEQLDIGTGFTRLTPDGMAEAWKGQAPSHPGLDAMPGLKSSLDSLPTPDAAVLQHAAKWVGARFEEEKRRRAEMGFDDMLLRLDAALQSEGGERLATLIREQFPVALIDEFQDTDPVQYRIFESIYRIEENNPDIGLFLIGDPKQAIYAFRGADIYTYLRARQATTGRLHTLGTNFRSSHGMVTAVNHVFERAESREQGRGAFLFREKSGENPVPFQPVESQGRKEKLQIAGHDVAALNVWHLSTDQPLSGAVYRQQLAASCASEITALLNGGQTGSAGFIQDGKTFRGLRPSDIAILVRDGKEAQAVRGELTNRGVRSVYLSDKDSVFAAQEAHDLLSWLKACAEPDVERSLKAALACITLNLPLAELERLNQDELVWETRVMQFRGYRELWRKQGVLPMLRRLLHDFHLPQTLIARSDGERVLTNLLHLSELMQQAAAELDGEQALIRHLAELLGLSGQAGEEQILRLESDEQLVKVVTIHKSKGLEYPLVFLPFICSAKPVDGSRLPLHYHDASGKAQVSLKPTPELIAQADDERLAEDLRLLYVALTRAQHACWLGVTDLKRGNNNSSVLNLSALGYLLGGGESLKESIGLSRWLQDLQQDCAAISTGEMPQPTDEHYQPPRNDAVLSATLLPKRKASENWWIASYSALRISDVLSVGSDEAPDSPQAQKLFDDERLDPDAPREIIAGGADIHRFPRGPNPGTFLHGLLEWAGDDGFAVTREALEDAIARRCNLRGWEGWIITLTDWLQHLLKSPLLVGGGQAPVILEQLKQYRVEMEFWFASHKVDVLKLDELVRQYTHNGVARVGAEPVQLNGMFKGFIDLTFEHDGRYYVADYKSNWLGADDMAYTEQAMEQSILDNRYDLQYVLYLLALHRQLKARLPDYDYDRHVGGALYLFLRGTRADSRGVYFARPPRELIERLDRMFQGKPEPKAEPAWEQGVLL, translated from the coding sequence ATGAGCACGAGGACACCGCTTGCGCTGGCATTCCCTCTGCGGGGCAGCCAGTTGATCGAAGCCAGTGCCGGTACTGGCAAAACCTTCACTATTTCTGCGCTCTACCTGCGGCTGATCCTTGGACATGGTGGCGAGTCAAACGGCTTTGCCCGCGAACTGTTGCCGCCTCAGATTCTAGTGGTGACGTTCACCGATGCAGCGACCAAAGAACTGCGTGAGCGGATTCGCACACGCCTTGCCGAGGCCGCGCGATTCTTCCGTGACGAAACGCCAGCCCCTGATGCACTGATCGCTGAACTACGCGATCAATTCGACCCTCAGCAATGGCCCGGTTGCGCCAATCGTCTGGATATCGCTGCGCAATGGATGGACGAAGCAGCTGTTTCCACCATTCACAGTTGGTGTCAGCGCATGCTGCGCGAGCATGCTTTCGATAGCGGCAGCTTGTTCACCCAATCCCTGGAAACCGACCACAGCGATTTGCTCGGCGAAGTGCTGCGCGACTACTGGCGCCTGTTCTGTTATCCGATGCAGGGTGACGCCTTGAATTGGGTTCGCAGCAATTGGGGTGGACCTGCGGCGTTGTTACCTCGGATCCGCGGTTTGTTCGCCAGTGAGCGCGACAGCGATGAAGGCAAAGCTCCGGCAGAGCTGATCTTAGAGTGCTTGCAAGAGCGCCGCGCAGCTTTGATCGAACTGAAAATGCCATGGCGGCAATGGGCCGATGAGTTGCTCGCGATCTGTCATCAGGGCATTGCCAGTAAAACCGTCGACGGTCGCAAGATGCAGGCAAGGTACTTTGAACCGTGGTTCGAAAAGCTCAGAACCTGGGCCGAAGACGAGTCCCTGGAGCAACTGGATATTGGCACCGGATTCACGCGACTGACGCCTGACGGGATGGCAGAAGCCTGGAAAGGCCAAGCCCCGAGTCATCCGGGACTCGACGCGATGCCGGGGCTAAAGTCGAGCCTCGATTCTTTGCCGACCCCCGATGCGGCGGTATTGCAGCACGCCGCCAAATGGGTAGGTGCGCGCTTCGAAGAAGAGAAACGTCGCCGCGCCGAGATGGGCTTCGACGACATGCTGCTGCGCCTGGATGCGGCGCTGCAATCGGAGGGCGGCGAACGTCTCGCAACGCTGATCCGCGAGCAATTCCCGGTCGCGCTGATCGACGAGTTTCAGGACACCGATCCGGTGCAATACCGAATCTTCGAAAGCATCTACCGCATCGAAGAAAACAATCCCGATATTGGTCTGTTTTTGATCGGCGATCCCAAACAGGCGATTTACGCTTTTCGTGGCGCAGATATCTACACCTACTTGCGCGCTCGCCAAGCCACTACCGGTCGGCTGCATACGCTGGGCACGAACTTCCGTTCCAGCCATGGCATGGTGACAGCGGTCAACCATGTATTCGAGCGCGCTGAGTCCCGAGAGCAGGGACGCGGCGCGTTTTTGTTCCGGGAAAAAAGTGGTGAAAATCCTGTACCGTTTCAACCCGTCGAGTCTCAGGGTCGTAAAGAAAAACTGCAGATCGCCGGACACGACGTCGCGGCGCTGAATGTCTGGCACTTGTCCACCGATCAACCCCTGTCCGGCGCGGTCTACCGTCAACAGTTGGCAGCTTCCTGCGCGAGCGAAATCACCGCTCTGCTCAATGGCGGGCAAACCGGCAGCGCCGGGTTCATTCAGGATGGCAAAACCTTCAGAGGCCTGCGACCGTCCGACATTGCGATCCTCGTACGTGACGGAAAAGAGGCCCAGGCTGTTCGCGGAGAGCTCACCAATCGCGGTGTGCGCAGCGTTTATCTGTCCGACAAGGATTCGGTTTTCGCGGCTCAAGAAGCACACGACTTGTTGTCCTGGCTCAAGGCCTGCGCCGAGCCGGATGTCGAACGTTCCCTGAAAGCGGCGCTGGCCTGTATCACCCTGAACCTGCCGTTGGCAGAGCTGGAGCGCCTGAACCAGGATGAGCTGGTCTGGGAGACCCGCGTCATGCAGTTCCGGGGCTATCGCGAGCTTTGGCGCAAGCAAGGCGTGCTGCCGATGTTGCGGCGCCTGCTGCATGACTTCCACTTGCCGCAGACCTTGATCGCACGTAGCGATGGTGAGCGTGTACTGACCAACCTTTTGCATCTGTCGGAACTGATGCAGCAAGCCGCCGCCGAACTGGATGGTGAGCAAGCGTTGATCCGTCACCTGGCCGAGCTTCTGGGGTTGTCCGGTCAGGCCGGCGAAGAGCAGATTCTGCGCCTGGAAAGCGATGAGCAACTGGTCAAGGTCGTGACCATCCACAAGTCGAAAGGCCTCGAATACCCGTTGGTGTTTTTACCCTTTATCTGCTCGGCAAAACCGGTGGACGGCAGCCGATTGCCGCTGCATTACCACGATGCTTCGGGCAAGGCACAAGTGAGCTTGAAACCAACCCCTGAACTGATCGCGCAAGCCGACGATGAGCGTCTGGCCGAGGATCTACGCCTGCTCTACGTCGCCCTGACTCGGGCGCAACATGCTTGCTGGCTCGGGGTGACGGATCTCAAGCGGGGCAATAACAACAGTTCGGTTCTGAATCTTTCTGCGCTGGGTTATTTGCTTGGTGGTGGCGAATCCTTGAAGGAGTCCATCGGACTGAGCCGTTGGCTGCAAGATCTGCAACAAGACTGCGCGGCTATCAGCACGGGTGAAATGCCGCAACCCACCGACGAGCATTACCAGCCACCGCGCAACGATGCCGTCCTCAGCGCCACTCTGTTACCCAAGCGCAAGGCCAGCGAAAACTGGTGGATCGCGTCATACAGCGCATTGCGCATCAGCGACGTATTGAGTGTCGGCAGTGATGAAGCGCCGGACAGTCCTCAGGCCCAGAAACTGTTCGATGACGAACGTCTCGACCCCGATGCTCCGCGAGAAATCATTGCCGGTGGCGCCGATATCCATCGCTTCCCTCGTGGCCCAAATCCGGGAACGTTTCTCCATGGTTTGCTGGAGTGGGCGGGTGATGATGGTTTCGCCGTTACCCGTGAGGCATTGGAGGACGCGATTGCCCGGCGCTGTAATTTGCGCGGCTGGGAGGGCTGGATAATTACCCTGACTGACTGGCTGCAACACTTGCTCAAATCCCCGCTACTGGTGGGTGGCGGGCAAGCACCGGTCATTCTTGAGCAACTGAAACAGTACCGGGTCGAAATGGAATTCTGGTTCGCCAGCCATAAAGTCGACGTACTCAAACTCGACGAACTGGTGCGCCAGTACACCCACAATGGCGTGGCGCGGGTGGGGGCCGAACCGGTGCAGCTCAATGGCATGTTCAAAGGCTTCATTGACCTGACCTTCGAGCACGACGGCCGCTATTACGTGGCCGATTACAAATCCAACTGGCTGGGTGCCGATGACATGGCCTACACCGAACAGGCCATGGAGCAGTCGATCCTCGACAACCGCTACGACCTGCAATACGTGTTGTACCTGTTGGCGTTGCATCGCCAGCTCAAGGCACGATTGCCCGACTACGATTACGACCGGCATGTCGGTGGCGCGCTGTACCTGTTCCTGCGCGGTACTCGCGCGGACAGTCGCGGCGTTTACTTTGCCCGTCCGCCACGTGAACTGATCGAGCGTCTTGACCGGATGTTTCAAGGCAAACCCGAACCCAAAGCCGAACCCGCATGGGAACAGGGAGTCTTGCTATGA